From the Vibrio tubiashii ATCC 19109 genome, the window AAAGTGCGTTGATTGTGTCAGCGCTTTGAAGAACTTCTTTAAGTAGCTTTTCTAGGTCACGAGAGCGGTCAGCTTTTGAAAGCAGAACCTTAAGCTGATTACGTGTCTCTACAAGTTTTTTCAGTGGTTCTACTTGCTCAACAATAGCTTCCGGTTCGAAGTCTTTCATTGAGTTAAACTGTAGGTTGGCTTCAAACTGGCTATCATCGTCAGCCAGTACGTTGTCAACTTTTAGGCTCAATTCTGGGCCGACGCGCTTCATGACATTGTCGAAGTTGTCTTTGTCGACGTTGTAAAACGTGCGCTCTTCAACATCTTCTTTATCTTGCTTATGACCCGAGTAGTCACCAATTACCCCAACAACAAATGGGAGTTCTTTGGTTTCTACAGCGCCATTAGTTTCCACATCGTAAGTAATACTTACGCGGTTCTTACTTACGCGTTTGTGTTGGGAATTAAGTGCCACAATGGATCTCCTTATTCAATTACGCTGCAGTCGAAGTCACTTTAGCTGCAGTTGCATCGAAGCCAACTTCAGGGCCTTTCTCGATCTTACCGCCTTCGCCTTCGATGTAGTACGCTTTAGAAATTTCAGTGTACGTCAGGCTGAATGATTCGTTTGGTAGTGTGCCGTCTGATGCAGCCATGTTGTAGCTAGACATACGAGCAGCTTTAAGTGTTAGGATTAGGTATGGATCAGCACCAGAACCTTCACGGTTAGGCTTAGTCATTACGATCTCAACAGTTTTACCTTCACCACCTGGTGCGTATAGGAATGTTGTTAGGTGAGGAGTTGCACCGTCACATCCACGTGTCACGTTTACTTCACCTAGTGCAACCATACCTTGGTCTGCGTTGTTAGCATTACCGACATCAATGCCTACACCACGTACAGCATTCCAAGTGATAGTGTCGATAGCGAAGAAGCCATCTTTACCACCAATCTTTTCTACTGTTGCAGCGCCTTTAGGTTTTGTACCGTCGATTCTCATGAAAATAGAAGCCATTTTATTCTCCTTTGCTGATCAGCATTTGGTTACCACTCGAAGTCATTCAGATTACCTGATGATTCAGTGGAGCTTGCTTCAGTTTGTGATGATTGATTAGTATCGGTCTTTTCCTGAGTTGGTATTTCTACAGGAGAAGTCTGATTAGTAGGTGCAGCTGCCCCATTTGAAGCAGCTGCGGTTGGAATAACGTTAGAAGAGGTTGTTAACGTTTTATCGCTCAGATCAAGTTGAACTAAGTTATCCATCCCCGTTAATTGATTAATTTGTTGTATTACGCCGCTATTGCCGCCTGTCATCTCTTGCATGAGTTCAGGCAGGCTCATGTAACCCCAGCGTATTGCTCTTTCTAGCAAGAACGAAATTGGGCTATGTGGCTCAGTTTGTTTGAAAAACTCAGAGATCTTTCTCAGTTCCTGAAAAGCTTGGTCTCGGCTAGCGATCTGGCCTGCACTTACTGGTATCTGCGCAACAACAGTTGTTGAAGTTACTTGAGGCGCAACCTGAGCAGTAATACTGGAAGCTTCAGTTGATACCGTCTGAGCACTTTCGGCAGGTGCGCTATTGACTTGAGCAGGGCTCTCTATCTGTTGCGTCTCAGTTACCTCTTCTTTACGAGGTAGGTAGTCATCACCTAACGGCCAGAAAGCGAACTTGTCTTCTGTAAGAAAGCGGATTGCATTGATTGAATCAGCAAGATTAGCTTTAGCAAAACGGAAGCTAATTGGTGTCACACCGACTTGTTGACACTCTTTGGCAATGGCGAGTTCCGCTTCAGTAAAGTTCTGATAGGCATCAGAAAGCAAAAGTACTGTTTGCTCGACGTCACTATTGAATAGCTGTTGGGCTTTTTTCTTGAGCTCTTCAAGCTCACCAGAGCGTTCTGCTCTTAAATAATCACCAAAAGTAATGTCATCAATCAGACCGATAAGCTGTAGAGGCATAAACAGGGCTGTTGAGTCGTTGCTTTCACCTACCAGTTGTAACAATGGCTTGATACGAAAATCTGCGATCTCTCTTAGCTTACCTTGTTCATCGTCGCTCTTAATTTTGTTGTCTGGAAGAGTAGGGTGCAGGTTGCCCCAAAATTCTTCGATGAAGCTTTTTAGTACTTTAGTTGAGTCAGCTAGGTTCTGATAAGGCTGCGTGGTAAACAGTTGGCTTGATATATACCAGCCAAGCAACTCTAAATCTTTGGTTGATTGAGTGAGTGCTTCTAATGTGCTGTTACGCAGTTGAGTCCAGTTCGATTCATTGGCTTCTAACAACGCCTCATCGCTAGAAGCATCAGGTGTTTCGATAAGCTGCCGGAACGAAGATTGCGCGGCATTATAGCTGTTACGTA encodes:
- the tssB gene encoding type VI secretion system contractile sheath small subunit, whose translation is MALNSQHKRVSKNRVSITYDVETNGAVETKELPFVVGVIGDYSGHKQDKEDVEERTFYNVDKDNFDNVMKRVGPELSLKVDNVLADDDSQFEANLQFNSMKDFEPEAIVEQVEPLKKLVETRNQLKVLLSKADRSRDLEKLLKEVLQSADTINALSEELGINKEGAE
- a CDS encoding type VI secretion system protein TssA; its protein translation is MVDIAHLLAPISEESPTGNYLKLDRSIYRALRNSYNAAQSSFRQLIETPDASSDEALLEANESNWTQLRNSTLEALTQSTKDLELLGWYISSQLFTTQPYQNLADSTKVLKSFIEEFWGNLHPTLPDNKIKSDDEQGKLREIADFRIKPLLQLVGESNDSTALFMPLQLIGLIDDITFGDYLRAERSGELEELKKKAQQLFNSDVEQTVLLLSDAYQNFTEAELAIAKECQQVGVTPISFRFAKANLADSINAIRFLTEDKFAFWPLGDDYLPRKEEVTETQQIESPAQVNSAPAESAQTVSTEASSITAQVAPQVTSTTVVAQIPVSAGQIASRDQAFQELRKISEFFKQTEPHSPISFLLERAIRWGYMSLPELMQEMTGGNSGVIQQINQLTGMDNLVQLDLSDKTLTTSSNVIPTAAASNGAAAPTNQTSPVEIPTQEKTDTNQSSQTEASSTESSGNLNDFEW
- a CDS encoding Hcp family type VI secretion system effector, whose protein sequence is MASIFMRIDGTKPKGAATVEKIGGKDGFFAIDTITWNAVRGVGIDVGNANNADQGMVALGEVNVTRGCDGATPHLTTFLYAPGGEGKTVEIVMTKPNREGSGADPYLILTLKAARMSSYNMAASDGTLPNESFSLTYTEISKAYYIEGEGGKIEKGPEVGFDATAAKVTSTAA